DNA from Streptomyces sp. NBC_01260:
TGGAGAACGTCCGCAGCACCGCCACATTGGGCCGGTCCCGGTAGATCTCGATGCCGTCCGGCACATCGGCGTCGCGGATGAACTCCTTGTACGCCTCGTCCAGCACCACGAGCACATCGCCCGGCACCCGGTCCAGGAACCGCTCCAGCTCGGCCCTGCGCACCACGGTGCCGGTGGGGTTGTTCGGATTGCAGACGAAGATCATCCGGGTCCGGTCGGTGATCGCGTCCGCCATCGCGTCCAGGTCGTGCACCTCACCGTCGGTCAGCGGCACCTTCACCGACGTCGCGCCGCTGACCTGCGTGATGATCGGGTACGCCTCGAAGGAGCGCCAGGCGTAGATGACCTCGTCGCCCGGCCCCGAGGTGGCCTGCAGCAGCTGCTGCGCCACACCGACCGAGCCGGTGCCGGTGGCCAGGTGCGAGACCGGCACGCCGAAGCGGTCGGACAGCTCGTTCATCAGGCCGGTGCAGGCCATGTCCGGGTAGCGGTTGAAGTGCGCGGCCGCGGCCATCGCGGACTCCATCACCCCCGGCAGCGGCGGATACGGATTCTCGTTGGAGGACAGCTTGAACGCGACCGGTCCGTCCGCCGCGGCCGGCTTGCCCGGCACATAGGCGGGAACGCCGTCCAGCTCGGCGCGCAGCTTGGGGCTCGTCTGGCTCACCGCAGGTCCTCCTCGACCGTCTGTACACATCAATACTGCTCACCTTATGAGGATTGAGCGCCCCTGCGAATGGCGGGACGGCGGATTCGTCCGGTGGGCCCCGGAATGAGGGGGAGCGCTCCTCTCCCTGGCGCGCGCCGGTGGCTCACTCCGTGGCGCGCGTCCCTCGAAGAGGTGAGTTGAGACCTCTTCGAGACATCGCCCGTTCGGCAGGCCCATCCGGTCCGACACCCGACACATGATGGTCTCGCCCGATAACGCCCTTGATTCACAAGGCCATTGGTCGCTGATGACCATGCAGAAACGTGCCTGTCAACGAGTGCATATGCGATCGGACCAACTGCCCGTACGAGCCCTACTATCGGCTCGCCATGACAGCAGCAGGGAAGCACCAGGTGAGCCGGACGGAGACCCCCCGGCGCGGCGGCAGGCGGGGACGAGCAGGAATCCGGGACGTGGCCGCCGCCGCCGGAGTCTCCATCACGACCGTCTCCGACGCGCTCAACGGCAAGGGCAGGCTCCCGGACGCCACCCGTCGCCATGTCCGCGAGGTCGCTGAGCGCTTGGGCTACCGCCCTTCCGCCGCGGCCCGAACCCTCCGTACCGGCAAGTCCGGCCTGATCGGCCTGACCGTGACGACCTACGGGGATGAACCCTTCACCTTCACCGAATTCGCGTACTTCGCCGAGATGGCCAGAGCGGCCACCTCCGCCGCACTGGCCCGCGGCTACGCCCTCGTCATCCTGCCCGCCACCTCACGCCACGACGTCTGGTCGAATGTCGCCCTCGACGGCACCGTCGTCATCGACCCCTCCGACCAGGACCCGGTCGTCACCGAACTCGTCCGCCAGGGGCTGCCCGTCGTCTCCGACGGCCGGCCGGCCGGGACCCTCCCGGTCACCGCCTGGGTCGACAACGACCACCGGGCAGCCGTGCTCGATCTCCTCGACCACCTCGCCGCCGCCGGGGCCCGCCGCATCGGGCTGCTCACCGGAACCACCACCGACACGTACACCCGGCTGTCCACCACCGCGTACCTCCACTGGTGCGAGCGGGTGGGCCAGGATCCGGTGTACGA
Protein-coding regions in this window:
- the hisC gene encoding histidinol-phosphate transaminase encodes the protein MSQTSPKLRAELDGVPAYVPGKPAAADGPVAFKLSSNENPYPPLPGVMESAMAAAAHFNRYPDMACTGLMNELSDRFGVPVSHLATGTGSVGVAQQLLQATSGPGDEVIYAWRSFEAYPIITQVSGATSVKVPLTDGEVHDLDAMADAITDRTRMIFVCNPNNPTGTVVRRAELERFLDRVPGDVLVVLDEAYKEFIRDADVPDGIEIYRDRPNVAVLRTFSKAYGLAGLRVGFAVAHEPVAAALRKTAVPFGVSQLAQDAAVASLRAEDELLGRVGSLVCERQRVQETLARQGWTVPESQANFVWLRLGDRTADFAAVCDKAGVVVRPFAGEGVRVTIGEDEANDLFLKVTESYRKVL
- a CDS encoding LacI family DNA-binding transcriptional regulator, with the translated sequence MTAAGKHQVSRTETPRRGGRRGRAGIRDVAAAAGVSITTVSDALNGKGRLPDATRRHVREVAERLGYRPSAAARTLRTGKSGLIGLTVTTYGDEPFTFTEFAYFAEMARAATSAALARGYALVILPATSRHDVWSNVALDGTVVIDPSDQDPVVTELVRQGLPVVSDGRPAGTLPVTAWVDNDHRAAVLDLLDHLAAAGARRIGLLTGTTTDTYTRLSTTAYLHWCERVGQDPVYESYPAHDPCAGAVAADRLLARPDRPDAVYGLFDPNGTDLLAAARRYGLRVPEDLLLVCCSESTVYATTEPPITTLSLKPRRIGTAVVQLLIDAIEGVDQDGPVEQVIPTELIVRASSQRRPPRTTVSAPRSPAGD